CTTGCACGCATTGAGCAATGAGTTCATCCACTGTCCAAGTCTTGCCTTGAGTGTTGTAGGACACTTTGAGTTGACTGAATTTGAGCGGCAATGCTTGGAGTATCATAAACACAAGTTGTTTCTCTCAAATATTAACTTCCATGGAGTTAAGTTTTTCAGCTGCATCAGTCATTTTCAGAATATGATCTCTGATTGATCCTCCACCTTCAAATTTATAAGAAGTCAAGAGGGACATATATTGAGCAATCTCAGCCTTCTCTGATTCTTTAAATTTGTTCTCAATGGCTTGGAGATAATCTTTTGCAAGAGCTGACTTCTTTATCCCACCACGCACAGTGTCTATCATACCACTTTCTAGTATCGATAGTGCCACTTTGTTGGCCCTGGTCCATCTCTCAAAATCAGCCTTCTCAGCCTTAGTGCTTTTGTCTGTTAAAGCCTCAGGTTGTGGATTGTTAAGAGCAATGTCATACTCATTTAGtgtcaaaagaaattcaatctctcttctccatCTTTTGTAATTGCTTCCACCAGTGAGTATTGGCATTGCTGCTAAGTTCAGTGATCTTGGTGAAACTGCATTAGACAACAATGAAATCATCACTATGAATCTTAAAGATTCTTGATTTTAGTCTTTTCACTACCAAACTTATTCATTGAATCAACTTATTCATACATATGATCTGGTATTTTAAAGACACACATAGAATAAGCAATTCAACGGGATTCATCAATATCTGCATTAGAGTCACCACAGATTGcacaatatacatatatatagtctCTGATATCAGATATATAAGCGGAAGCATCTTTCAAGAACAATCTGTATTACTTTTGACTTATGCCAGATAATCATACATGAATCATGTCAATGTTCTAATCCTAATCCCAAATAGTctatataatttgaaataaattcGAATTTCAAATTCATACCTTTTGTAGTTAACTTTCAAGATTCGTCAATTTCAGCATCTATTTCGACTAAGAATCATGAATCAGAGAAGTAATTAGGAAGAAAATGGTCGATCTCAGATGATAAGAGAGAGTCCTCTTCGAAGAGCATACCAAGCGACACcgtttttaccttttttttttatgacttGGCTAATGGCTATTTTAACGAAAACGGCACCGTTTCTAACTAAAGGCTCTAAGAACCCTAAAAGCCCAGTTCGAAACCCAGGTAATATGTtttcatgcattttttttttgttgaattcaATGGTTGAACCCTACTGACTCTGATACTACATGTAAGAACAAGTTTATAACACCTTATTCAAGAATCAAAGATTCATCCAATTGAACCACAGCCAAtacaaattttatattttagacAGATATGAGAGTCAAAATCCTTTGAAACATACCTGCACTATTTGATCCTGATGAAGAAGCCATTGCAGCCTTATTGCTCAAAACCTTCTCCTCTTTAACGATAAGAAAAACTCTTCTAATCAATAGGTCTTAGAACTCTACAAGCTTACAATCGCAAGAGCAGGggtttgagatatatatatatat
This region of Malus domestica chromosome 07, GDT2T_hap1 genomic DNA includes:
- the LOC139197755 gene encoding uncharacterized protein, whose amino-acid sequence is MASSSGSNSAVSPRSLNLAAMPILTGGSNYKRWRREIEFLLTLNEYDIALNNPQPEALTDKSTKAEKADFERWTRANKVALSILESGMIDTVRGGIKKSALAKDYLQAIENKFKESEKAEIAQYMSLLTSYKFEGGGSIRDHILKMTDAAEKLNSMEVNI